A genomic stretch from Musa acuminata AAA Group cultivar baxijiao unplaced genomic scaffold, Cavendish_Baxijiao_AAA HiC_scaffold_1138, whole genome shotgun sequence includes:
- the LOC103973037 gene encoding transcription factor MYBS3, whose protein sequence is MTRRCSHCSNNGHNSRTCPARGGGVRLFGVRLAEGVAAMKKSASMGCLPSSSTSAAACAASSSPAAGAAASPCGDPLVDHHHSASAASGYASDDPARASCSSNCRSERKKGVPWTEDEHRMFLMGLQKLGKGDWRGIARNYVVSRTPTQVASHAQKYFIRQSNASRRKRRSSLFDMVPEMPIDHGPPHEEQLLPNSPIEVETTNKLPALHLGLQGPKPIEPSTTEHVAEPRESIPHENHPVMMLPMFYPTFIPVPVPFLPSDLAATAKDDTMGEAHEVVKPTPVVRKEPVNMDEVISMSKLRIGEGVARSIEPSALSFKLLGSSSASRQSAFHINPSIAMPDLNQSSGSPIHAV, encoded by the exons atGACGAGGCGGTGCTCGCACTGCAGCAACAACGGCCACAACTCCCGGACGTGTCCGGCGCGGGGAGGGGGCGTGCGGCTCTTCGGGGTGCGGCTGGCGGAGGGGGTGGCGGCCATGAAGAAGAGCGCGAGCATGGGGTGccttccttcctcctccacctccgccgCCGCGTGCGCCGCGTCGTCCTCACCCGCCGCCGGTGCCGCCGCGTCGCCATGCGGCGATCCGCTTGTCGACCACCACCActccgcctccgccgcctccgGTTACGCTTCCGATGACCCCGCCCGTGCCTCCTGTTCTTCTAATTGCCGCAGCGAGCGCAAGAAAG GTGTCCCTTGGACCGAAGATGAGCATCGGATGTTCTTGATGGGCCTTCAGAAACTGGGAAAAGGTGACTGGCGTGGAATAGCTCGGAACTATGTTGTGTCTAGGACCCCAACACAAGTTGCAAGCCACGCACAAAAATATTTCATCCGACAGAGCAATGCCTCAAGAAGAAAGAGACGCTCCAGCTTGTTTGACATGGTCCCTGAAATG CCAATTGACCATGGCCCTCCACATGAAGAACAGttgttgcccaattctcctattgAAGTCGAGACCACCAATAAATTGCCAGCTTTGCATCTTGGTCTACAGGGACCCAAGCCTATCGAACCCTCAACAACCGAGCACGTTGCGGAACCAAGAGAAAGTATCCCACATGAGAATCATCCGGTAATGATGCTACCAATGTTCTACCCGACCTTCATACCAGTGCCTGTGCCATTCTTGCCTTCGGATTTGGCCGCCACTGCTAAAGATGATACGATGGGGGAAGCCCACGAGGTTGTAAAGCCAACTCCTGTTGTCCGAAAGGAGCCAGTGAACATGGATGAGGTCATCAGCATGTCGAAGCTCCGCATTGGCGAGGGTGTAGCCAGGAGCATAGAGCCATCTGCTCTCTCCTTCAAACTGTTGGGTTCCTCCTCTGCTTCAAGGCAGTCCGCCTTTCACATCAACCCCTCCATTGCCATGCCTGATCTGAACCAAAGCAGCGGCAGCCCTATCCATGCAGTTTGA